The Manis javanica isolate MJ-LG chromosome 4, MJ_LKY, whole genome shotgun sequence genome contains a region encoding:
- the RWDD3 gene encoding RWD domain-containing protein 3 isoform X3: MAQPAREELSALAAIFCGPNEWEVLSRSDGTVFKILTKAEGLTDADVPLELVFHLPVSYPSCLPGISVHSEHLTRAQAVTVKDKLLEQAENLLSGPMVHELILWIQQNLRHILNQPETESGSEKCTFATSVTVGDGLWMTLLHLDHMRAKAKYVKTVEKWASDLKLTGRLMFLGKIILILLQGDRNSLKEYLVLQKTSKVDVDSSGKKCKEKMMSVLFETKVQAEHKRFLAFEVKECSSLDALQKEFETAGLMRLFSEFVLGLVK, translated from the exons ATGGCGCAGCCGGCGCGGGAGGAGCTCTCGGCCCTGGCCGCGATTTTCTGCGGGCCCAACGAGTGGGAAGTGCTGAGCCGCTCAG ATGGGACCGTGTTCAAAATTCTTACAAAAGCTGAAGGACTTACGGATGCAGATGTACCGTTAGAACTAGTGTTCCACTTACCGGTCAGTTACCCTTCATGCCTGCCTGGCATCTCAGTTCACTCTGAACACCTGACCAGGGCCCAGGCTGTGACTGTGAAAGATAAGTTACTTGAGCAAGCAGAGAACCTTTTGTCAGGACCTATGGTTCACGAACTGATTCTCTGGATTCAGCAGAATCTCAGGCACATCCTCAACCAACCAGAAACTGAAAGTGGCAGCGAAAAGTGTACTTTTGCAACAAGTGTGACAGTGGGTGATGGATTGTGGATGACCCTTTTGCATTTGGATCACATGAGAGCAAAGGCCAAATACGTCAAAACTGTGGAGAAATGGGCTTCCGATTTAAAGCTCACAGGAAGACTGATGTTCCTGGGTAAAATAATACTGATTTTACTACAAGGAGACAGAAACAGCCTCAAG GAGTACCTGGTTCTTCAGAAAACCTCCAAAGTAGATGTGGATTCAAGtggaaagaaatgcaaagaaaaaatgatGAGTGTACTGTTTGAGACAAAAGTACAGGCAGAGCACAAAAG GTTTCTGGCATTTGAAGTCAAAGAGTGTTCATCGTTGGATGCGCTACAAAAGGAGTTTGAAACTGCAGGACTTATGAGGCTTTTCTCCGAATTTGTACTTGGGCTGGTAAAATGA
- the RWDD3 gene encoding RWD domain-containing protein 3 isoform X2, producing MAQPAREELSALAAIFCGPNEWEVLSRSETDGTVFKILTKAEGLTDADVPLELVFHLPVSYPSCLPGISVHSEHLTRAQAVTVKDKLLEQAENLLSGPMVHELILWIQQNLRHILNQPETESGSEKCTFATSVTVGDGLWMTLLHLDHMRAKAKYVKTVEKWASDLKLTGRLMFLGKIILILLQGDRNSLKEYLVLQKTSKVDVDSSGKKCKEKMMSVLFETKVQAEHKRFLAFEVKECSSLDALQKEFETAGLMRLFSEFVLGLVK from the exons ATGGCGCAGCCGGCGCGGGAGGAGCTCTCGGCCCTGGCCGCGATTTTCTGCGGGCCCAACGAGTGGGAAGTGCTGAGCCGCTCAG AAACAGATGGGACCGTGTTCAAAATTCTTACAAAAGCTGAAGGACTTACGGATGCAGATGTACCGTTAGAACTAGTGTTCCACTTACCGGTCAGTTACCCTTCATGCCTGCCTGGCATCTCAGTTCACTCTGAACACCTGACCAGGGCCCAGGCTGTGACTGTGAAAGATAAGTTACTTGAGCAAGCAGAGAACCTTTTGTCAGGACCTATGGTTCACGAACTGATTCTCTGGATTCAGCAGAATCTCAGGCACATCCTCAACCAACCAGAAACTGAAAGTGGCAGCGAAAAGTGTACTTTTGCAACAAGTGTGACAGTGGGTGATGGATTGTGGATGACCCTTTTGCATTTGGATCACATGAGAGCAAAGGCCAAATACGTCAAAACTGTGGAGAAATGGGCTTCCGATTTAAAGCTCACAGGAAGACTGATGTTCCTGGGTAAAATAATACTGATTTTACTACAAGGAGACAGAAACAGCCTCAAG GAGTACCTGGTTCTTCAGAAAACCTCCAAAGTAGATGTGGATTCAAGtggaaagaaatgcaaagaaaaaatgatGAGTGTACTGTTTGAGACAAAAGTACAGGCAGAGCACAAAAG GTTTCTGGCATTTGAAGTCAAAGAGTGTTCATCGTTGGATGCGCTACAAAAGGAGTTTGAAACTGCAGGACTTATGAGGCTTTTCTCCGAATTTGTACTTGGGCTGGTAAAATGA
- the RWDD3 gene encoding RWD domain-containing protein 3 isoform X4, with protein MAHGPLSIFRASSTASGFKTDGTVFKILTKAEGLTDADVPLELVFHLPVSYPSCLPGISVHSEHLTRAQAVTVKDKLLEQAENLLSGPMVHELILWIQQNLRHILNQPETESGSEKCTFATSVTVGDGLWMTLLHLDHMRAKAKYVKTVEKWASDLKLTGRLMFLGKIILILLQGDRNSLKEYLVLQKTSKVDVDSSGKKCKEKMMSVLFETKVQAEHKRFLAFEVKECSSLDALQKEFETAGLMRLFSEFVLGLVK; from the exons ATGGCTCATGGACCCCTCTCCATATTCAGAGCCAGCAGCACAGCTTCTGGCTTCA AAACAGATGGGACCGTGTTCAAAATTCTTACAAAAGCTGAAGGACTTACGGATGCAGATGTACCGTTAGAACTAGTGTTCCACTTACCGGTCAGTTACCCTTCATGCCTGCCTGGCATCTCAGTTCACTCTGAACACCTGACCAGGGCCCAGGCTGTGACTGTGAAAGATAAGTTACTTGAGCAAGCAGAGAACCTTTTGTCAGGACCTATGGTTCACGAACTGATTCTCTGGATTCAGCAGAATCTCAGGCACATCCTCAACCAACCAGAAACTGAAAGTGGCAGCGAAAAGTGTACTTTTGCAACAAGTGTGACAGTGGGTGATGGATTGTGGATGACCCTTTTGCATTTGGATCACATGAGAGCAAAGGCCAAATACGTCAAAACTGTGGAGAAATGGGCTTCCGATTTAAAGCTCACAGGAAGACTGATGTTCCTGGGTAAAATAATACTGATTTTACTACAAGGAGACAGAAACAGCCTCAAG GAGTACCTGGTTCTTCAGAAAACCTCCAAAGTAGATGTGGATTCAAGtggaaagaaatgcaaagaaaaaatgatGAGTGTACTGTTTGAGACAAAAGTACAGGCAGAGCACAAAAG GTTTCTGGCATTTGAAGTCAAAGAGTGTTCATCGTTGGATGCGCTACAAAAGGAGTTTGAAACTGCAGGACTTATGAGGCTTTTCTCCGAATTTGTACTTGGGCTGGTAAAATGA